From Zingiber officinale cultivar Zhangliang chromosome 5B, Zo_v1.1, whole genome shotgun sequence, the proteins below share one genomic window:
- the LOC121987867 gene encoding protein indeterminate-domain 12-like, which translates to MFLLATMSNSTSISEEASVSCETKVLYDRFSLSSLLTSQQQNQQLPPPKAKKKRNQPGNPDPDAEVVALSPKTLMATNRFICEICNKGFQRDQNLQLHRRGHNLPWKLRQRGSKEGTTRKKVYVCPDPSCVHHHPSRALGDLTGIKKHFSRKHGEKKWKCDKCSKRYAVHSDWKAHVKACGTREYRCDCGTLFARKDSFITHRAFCDALAEESSRLMAASAAATTFPPLHHPHHFLASASSYWDPFSASNPNFILNPTPDCTQLASGNLELKSELNFPNSLLHHLPPTGTASSPHLSATELLQRATAMGSINIRNALSGLAYSTGATGGIYDDLTMWQKAGDRWTRDFLGVAAGEAPGNELLMDLVTASPVSDQSKQISMLPPVTGTWN; encoded by the exons ATGTTCTTATTAGCAACAATGTCGAATTCCACCTCCATCTCCGAAGAAGCGAGTGTTTCCTGTGAGACCAAAGTGCTCTATGACCGCTTCAGCTTGAGCTCTTTGCTTACATCCCAACAGCAAAACCAGCAATTGCCACCGCCGAAggccaagaagaagagaaatCAACCAGGGAATCCAG ACCCAGACGCTGAAGTCGTGGCCTTGTCACCGAAAACACTGATGGCCACCAATAGGTTCATTTGTGAGATATGTAACAAGGGTTTCCAAAGGGATCAGAACCTGCAGCTGCACAGGAGGGGACACAACCTGCCTTGGAAGCTGAGGCAGAGAGGCAGCAAGGAAGGAACTACAAGGAAGAAGGTGTACGTGTGCCCAGACCCGTCCTGTGTGCATCACCATCCTTCTAGGGCTCTCGGAGACCTTACAGGGATCAAGAAGCACTTCTCCAGGAAACACGGAGAGAAGAAGTGGAAATGCGACAAGTGCTCAAAGAGATACGCCGTGCACTCCGATTGGAAAGCCCATGTGAAGGCGTGTGGAACAAGGGAGTACAGATGCGACTGCGGCACTCTCTTCGCAAG GAAGGATAGCTTCATCACGCACCGGGCCTTCTGCGACGCCTTAGCTGAAGAAAGTTCACGACTCATGGCCGCCTCCGCCGCCGCAACCACATTCCCTCCACTTCACCACCCTCATCATTTCCTCGCCTCCGCTTCCTCCTACTGGGATCCCTTCTCAGCTTCTAACCCTAACTTCATACTTAACCCCACCCCAGACTGCACTCAGTTAGCATCAGGTAACTTGGAGCTCAAGTCTGAACTTAActttcccaattctctcctccaCCACCTTCCCCCCACCGGAACCGCCTCATCACCTCATCTCTCTGCCACTGAGCTACTCCAGAGGGCCACAGCTATGGGTTCTATAAATATCAGAAACGCCTTAAGTGGCCTGGCTTACAGTACCGGTGCAACCGGCGGCATTTACGACGACCTCACGATGTGGCAAAAGGCCGGCGATCGTTGGACCAGGGACTTCCTCGGTGTAGCAGCCGGAGAGGCTCCCGGAAATGAATTACTAATGGATTTGGTGACTGCTTCGCCGGTGAGTGACCAGAGCAAGCAGATCTCCATGTTGCCCCCGGTGACCGGGACATGGAACTGA
- the LOC121985971 gene encoding protein LONGIFOLIA 1-like — protein sequence MLIEMTPGVVSHGGVLEEQRLERQIGCMAGFLQLFDRGHIVVGRRGFSTRPLTTPSIAGSSSPSTRSDSSLPSLFKESQPPPPSSPEICPSSPESRAETPARRSLPLPLQVFETCDGGKTLWRIREGPRLSLDSRAVIDAKGKLHRRQIQTAAQVNTRAQSDASEAGEEQRRSTSVVVRLMGLEGLPSHRHEGGAETDGAKLRRSSSESRVRKDPSCNGFVDVCSIQNELPAPAKSEQISTEEFFKSVSLAKFKLDNTRKAMPPSKNAQLPRKVFDAEDFFPDPKRPGTLYGEIEKRLRMRGIHEPAKDMETVKQILEALQLKGLLHSNPSHVVNGRRSSYNNQRRIQEDAPIVIMKPVTKPLRGPTSELPTLPPKSGAARQAPPLLRRERSPVDRLVSVGNGRRNREPKSSERPSSPVNRRPQNTVVHKSLQTQRRTSPGVSPKSSPKRLGPDSLAIRSPRSRRLTDPSSEERAHSLAEDDNSTTFSKNSSIASSQLDIMRRKAEEYRGRNILERCDKLVHSIAAFTGTVQSTESNLQPSPVSVLDSLAFLSEEGSPSPLTKRSIDFKDLLTEDREESQWSSIESTIGGEADGGPEGVDPDYAYVSEVVRACDHYGDACASVYAILEKRRAGDSCKAGRPHRRLIFDTVAEILNRMRQVYPWDAFSRVISSPPAPRRVEVLLRRVWTDIRHLRELASEAECGMEDAAVGGAVRKDIDGRTTGDGWSRPGPELSDTVLQIERLIFKDLVAETIRDLATARRLAPRRKLEF from the exons atgttGATCGAGATGACGCCCGGCGTCGTCAGCCATGGAGGAGTCCTCGAGGAGCAGCGCCTCGAGCGGCAGATCGGCTGCATGGCTGGGTTCCTCCAGCTGTTCGATCGTGGACATATCGTCGTCGGCAGGCGTGGCTTCTCGACCCGCCCGCTCACCACCCCTTCG ATTGCCGGGTCGAGTTCGCCGTCGACGAGATCAGATTCTTCTTTGCCGTCGTTGTTTAAGGAGAGCCAGCCTCCTCCTCCCTCTTCGCCGGAGATATGCCCTTCCTCCCCAGAGAGCCGGGCAGAGACACCTGCCCGGCGGTCACTTCCCCTGCCGCTCCAGGTCTTTGAGACCTGCGACGGAGGGAAGACGTTGTGGAGGATCCGCGAAGGTCCAAGGCTCTCTCTCGACAGCCGCGCGGTGATTGACGCGAAGGGAAAGCTCCATCGGCGCCAGATCCAGACGGCTGCTCAGGTTAACACCAGAGCCCAATCTGACGCCTCCGAAGCAGGGGAGGAGCAGAGGCGATCTACCAGCGTCGTTGTGCGGCTAATGGGTCTAGAGGGTCTTCCGAGCCATCGCCACGAGGGGGGAGCCGAGACAGATGGGGCCaagctccggcgatcttcctctGAGTCACGCGTCCGGAAGGATCCATCGTGCAACGGCTTCGTTGACGTGTGCTCGATCCAAAATGAACTTCCGGCTCCTGCAAAATCTGAACAGATCTCCACCGAGGAGTTCTTTAAGTCAGTCAGCCTGGCCAAGTTCAAGCTCGATAACACGAGGAAGGCGATGCCGCCATCCAAGAACGCACAGCTGCCGCGGAAGGTCTTCGACGCCGAGGACTTCTTCCCGGATCCAAAGCGTCCTGGGACGCTCTATGGAGAGATCGAGAAGCGGCTAAGGATGCGAGGAATCCACGAACCTGCGAAGGACATGGAAACAGTAAAGCAAATTTTGGAAGCGCTTCAGCTAAAAGGACTCCTCCACTCCAACCCTTCTCACGTCGTCAATGGCCGCCGCAGTTCCTACAACAACCAGCGCCGGATCCAAGAAGACGCTCCAATCGTCATCATGAAACCTGTAACCAAGCCCCTACGAGGGCCGACAAGCGAGTTGCCTACGCTGCCGCCCAAAAGCGGCGCTGCACGCCAGGCCCCGCCGCTTCTCCGTCGTGAGCGCTCTCCTGTCGATCGTCTCGTGAGTGTAGGAAATGGGCGGAGGAATCGAGAGCCAAAGTCATCAGAGAGGCCGAGCTCGCCGGTGAACCGGCGACCACAAAATACGGTGGTCCACAAGAGTTTGCAGACACAAAGGAGGACCTCAcctggcgtatccccaaagtctAGTCCAAAGAGATTGGGGCCGGATTCTCTGGCTATCCGATCGCCGAGAAGCCGGCGGCTGACGGATCCATCTTCCGAGGAGAGGGCTCATTCACTGGCGGAGGACGATAACTCCACCACGTTTTCCAAAAACAGCAGTATTGCGTCCTCTCAATTGGACATCATG AGACGCAAGGCAGAGGAGTACAGAGGACGAAATATCCTGGAGCGCTGCGACAAGCTCGTGCACAGCATCGCAGCTTTCACCGGGACGGTGCAATCGACGGAGTCGAACCTGCAACCAAGCCCCGTTTCCGTACTCGATTCGCTCGCATTCCTCAGCGAAGAGGGTTCGCCCTCCCCCCTAACCAAGCGCTCCATCGACTTCAAAG ATCTTCTGACGGAAGACAGGGAGGAATCACAGTGGTCCTCGATCGAATCAACCATCGGAGGGGAGGCGGACGGCGGACCGGAGGGTGTCGATCCCGACTACGCCTACGTCAGTGAGGTCGTCCGCGCATGTGACCACTACGGCGACGCGTGCGCTTCAGTGTACGCGATCCTGGAGAAGCGCCGAGCTGGCGACTCGTGCAAGGCCGGCCGTCCCCACCGCCGCCTCATTTTCGACACGGTGGCCGAGATCCTCAACCGGATGCGCCAGGTGTACCCCTGGGACGCCTTTTCGCGGGTCATCAGCTCCCCTCCGGCACCGCGCAGGGTGGAGGTGCTACTTCGACGTGTATGGACAGATATACGGCACTTACGCGAGCTGGCATCGGAGGCGGAGTGCGGCATGGAGGACGCCGCCGTGGGTGGTGCGGTGCGGAAGGACATTGATGGAAGGACGACGGGCGACGGATGGTCCCGGCCGGGCCCCGAACTCTCCGACACCGTCCTTCAGATCGAGAGGCTAATCTTCAAGGACCTCGTCGCGGAGACAATCCGCGATCTCGCCACCGCTCGCCGCCTGGCTCCCCGCCGCAAGCTCGAATTCTAA